A region of the Vibrio rumoiensis genome:
TATAATCTAGAACCCGATATCAAATCTAGCCCGGGCGGTTTGCGTGACATTCATACTTTAGGCTGGGTAGCCCGTCGACATTTTGGCACCACTTCACTACGAGAAATGAGCTACGCCGGTTTTTTAACCGATGCTGAATATCGAGAATTATTAGAATGCCAAAACTTCTTATGGAGGGTTCGCTTTGCCCTACATATTGAATTAAAACGTTACGACAATCGATTAACCTTTGGTCATCAAGCTAAGGTCGCTGAGAATTTAGGTTTTACCGGTGAAGGCAACCGAGCCATCGAAATGATGATGAAAGAATTTTATCGGACACTACGTCGTGTCGCCGAGCTCAATAAAATGCTACTCAAGTTATTTGATCAGGCCATCATGAGTAAGGGGAAACTACCGAATGCCGAAATACTCTCTGATGACTTCCAACGCCGCGGCTCATTAATTGAAGCAAGAAAACCCGCTCTATTTCAAGCAAGACCAGAAACCATTTTAGATATGTTTTTGCACATTGCGAATGACTCAACCATTGAAGGCGTGAGCCCTCCGACACTACGCCAATTGCGTACCGCAAGACGTAGACTGAATCGATTCTTGCATACCATCCCAGCCGCTCGCGAAAAGTTCATGGCGTTAATCAATCACCCTAATTCATTACATAAAGCATTCAGCCTAATGCATCGTTTAGGCGTCTTAGCGGCCTATTTACCTCAGTGGAGTCAAATTGTTGGCCAAATGCAATTCGATCTATTCCATGTCTATACGGTCGATGAACATAGTATGAGAGTGCTTAAACATATTCATTCTTTCAGCCAAATGGAAAACCACAGTAAGCACCCTATTTGCTGTGATATTTACCCTAGAATACAAAAGAAAAACTTATTGATCATTGCGGCTATTTTCCATGACATAGGTAAAGGGCGTGGGGGCGATCACTCCGAAATAGGAGCCGTTGAAGCTTATGATTTTTGTATTGAACATGGACTTTCAAAACCTGAAGCAAAACTTGTCTCATGGCTGGTACAAAATCATTTATTGATGTCCGTCACCGCACAGCGACGTGATATTTATGACCCAGATGTCATTAGTGAATTTGCGAAAAAAGTCCGCGATGAAGAATATCTAGAAAACCTCGTTTGTTTAACAGTAGCGGATATTTGTGCCACTAATCCTGAACTTTGGAATAGTTGGAAACGCACGCTATTAGCTGAGCTTTTCTATTCTACCCAACGAGCATTACGCCGAGGCTTAGAAAATCCTGTCGATCTTCGAGATCGAATTCGCCATAACCAACATATGGCAGCAGCAATGCTACGTAAAGAAAACTTCACCCCTCGCGAAATTGAAGTGTTATGGCAGCGATTTAAAGCTGACTATTTCTTACGTCATACACCAAAACAAATCGCTTGGCATGGTGAGCACTTACTTACTCATCCAGCAGATCAACCTCTAGTGTTATTGAGTAAAAATGCGACGCGTGGTGGTACCGAGGTCTTTATTTATACCAAAGATAAAGCTAGCTTATTTGGCATGATGGCTGCCGAGCTTGATCGTCGTAATCTCAGTATCCACGATGCCCAAATCATGACGAGCAAAGATGGCTATGCTTTAGATACGTTTATGGTACTTGATCAAAATGGCGATCCTATTGAAGAGGTGCGCCACGAGCAAATCAAACGTTATTTAACCGATGTTTTAAATGGAAAGATTACGGCTAACACGCGCTCACGCCGAGTACCAAATAAACTGAAACATTTCCATGTTAAAACCCGTGTCGACTTCATTCCGACTCGTACCGGTAAGCGAAGTTTGATGGAATTAGTTGCCTTGGATACACCAGGGTTACTCGCCCAAATTGGCCAAGTCTTTGCTCAACTCGGCGTTAACTTACACGGCGCTAAAATCACAACCATCGGTGAGCGAGCAGAAGATTTATTTATCCTTACTTCACCGAGTGGAGGTAGATTAGAGCCAGAAATCGAAGAAGCATTAAAAATTGAATTAGTAGAGGCAATTAAAACCTTATCACCACATTCATGACTATCACTATAATATAACCAAGTAGGCTTCAAAGTGCAGAATGAAAACCGTTAGACAAAACTAAAGCTTGATTATTCTTGCTAAAAATCGCACTTTGAGGTTACTTGGAGATAAAAGTAAACTGCAACATTCATCTTTTGTTTTAACTAGAGGTAAATGATTTATGTATCCAAATTTAGAAAAACTTGGTATTCCAGACACATCCCTCATTGCTCGCTATAGCTTGCGCCAAGAAGCCCAAGTTGATGTACTAAAAATTTACTTTCACAAACAAAAAGGTGAACTGTTTGCTAAAAGCTTAAAGTTTAAATACCCACGTCAGCGTAAAAACATTCGAGTGCACAACCAATCAGGGCAATACAAAGAAACGACCGAAGTCAGCCCGAATCTTACTCAAGTAATGACTGAGCTAAATCAAATCACCAAACCTAAAGAAATGGACAGCTCAGACATTAAACATAAAATCTTGACCGATCTCCGTCATTTAGAGAAAGTGGTTGCAGGTAAAATCGCAGAGATTGAAGCGGACTTAGAAAAGCTGAAATAAGAGCCGAGAGCCGAGAGCCGAGAGCCGAGAGCCGAGAGCCGAGAGCCGAGAAGATTGTGCCCTGCACCTAACTCGAGTCAAGTCTTTTTCTCTCTTGCCTTTGCTCTTGGGCTTCCGAGCGTAGCGTCCTCGAAACTCGTCCCTATTAACTCGCTACACTCACTTGCCAACCAAACTCGGCAATCAAGCGATTCCACACCTCATCGAATCCAGCTTCAATAACAATATTCTCATCCGTGTATGGATGTTTAAACTCCAACTTACTGGCGTGTAGCATCAAACGCTTTGCGTCATAAACATCTCTAAATAGGCGATTTTGCTTACCATCACCATGAGAGGTATCCCCTAAAATAGGATGACGTAGATGTGCCATGTGACGACGCAATTGGTGTTTACGCCCAGTTAATGGTTTCATCTCAACCAAACAAAAACGACTGGTCGGAAAGCGGCCTGTTGAGTGGGGAACTTCTACTTTCGCGAGTGGTTGGTAATCGGTAATCGCAGACTGCGCTTCAACTTCTTTTGAGGCAAACTTATCGGCTATTTTGTCTTGTTCTTTTTTCAGAGGGTAATCAAGACGGTCACCTTCTTCAATCCAACCGCGCACAATCGCATGATAGGTTTTCACAAACTGATGCTCAGCAAACATTGGCGCGGCTTTTGAGGCAAATTCGCTCGATAATGCAAACAATAGAACACCGGATGTAGGGCGATCAAGTCGATGCAAAGGAAACACGTGTTGGCCAA
Encoded here:
- the glnD gene encoding bifunctional uridylyltransferase/uridylyl-removing protein GlnD produces the protein MTFQSPVSLDDQQLSSMSLKQQLELFSDHQKQAFLKQQQPVQDLVYERSSYMDSILNRLWDFFGFTHIESLSLIAVGGYGRSELHPLSDIDILILSEKKISEGVNKKISEFITLLWDLHLEVGHSVRTLKECIDVGKGDLTVATNLQEARFLCGCENTYHQLIEKISAPSFWPSEVFYKAKLDEQRERHARYHDTTYNLEPDIKSSPGGLRDIHTLGWVARRHFGTTSLREMSYAGFLTDAEYRELLECQNFLWRVRFALHIELKRYDNRLTFGHQAKVAENLGFTGEGNRAIEMMMKEFYRTLRRVAELNKMLLKLFDQAIMSKGKLPNAEILSDDFQRRGSLIEARKPALFQARPETILDMFLHIANDSTIEGVSPPTLRQLRTARRRLNRFLHTIPAAREKFMALINHPNSLHKAFSLMHRLGVLAAYLPQWSQIVGQMQFDLFHVYTVDEHSMRVLKHIHSFSQMENHSKHPICCDIYPRIQKKNLLIIAAIFHDIGKGRGGDHSEIGAVEAYDFCIEHGLSKPEAKLVSWLVQNHLLMSVTAQRRDIYDPDVISEFAKKVRDEEYLENLVCLTVADICATNPELWNSWKRTLLAELFYSTQRALRRGLENPVDLRDRIRHNQHMAAAMLRKENFTPREIEVLWQRFKADYFLRHTPKQIAWHGEHLLTHPADQPLVLLSKNATRGGTEVFIYTKDKASLFGMMAAELDRRNLSIHDAQIMTSKDGYALDTFMVLDQNGDPIEEVRHEQIKRYLTDVLNGKITANTRSRRVPNKLKHFHVKTRVDFIPTRTGKRSLMELVALDTPGLLAQIGQVFAQLGVNLHGAKITTIGERAEDLFILTSPSGGRLEPEIEEALKIELVEAIKTLSPHS
- a CDS encoding DUF3461 family protein; the encoded protein is MYPNLEKLGIPDTSLIARYSLRQEAQVDVLKIYFHKQKGELFAKSLKFKYPRQRKNIRVHNQSGQYKETTEVSPNLTQVMTELNQITKPKEMDSSDIKHKILTDLRHLEKVVAGKIAEIEADLEKLK
- the truC gene encoding tRNA pseudouridine(65) synthase TruC, whose product is MNVEDNPELVDQLSVEETQVETIELEVVYRDEYFIAVNKPAGMLVHRSWLDRHETQFVMQTLRDQIGQHVFPLHRLDRPTSGVLLFALSSEFASKAAPMFAEHQFVKTYHAIVRGWIEEGDRLDYPLKKEQDKIADKFASKEVEAQSAITDYQPLAKVEVPHSTGRFPTSRFCLVEMKPLTGRKHQLRRHMAHLRHPILGDTSHGDGKQNRLFRDVYDAKRLMLHASKLEFKHPYTDENIVIEAGFDEVWNRLIAEFGWQVSVAS